In Falco biarmicus isolate bFalBia1 chromosome 5, bFalBia1.pri, whole genome shotgun sequence, a single genomic region encodes these proteins:
- the SERHL2 gene encoding serine hydrolase-like protein 2 isoform X1: protein MFSELKFPVPWGHVAAKAWGSSEGHPVLCLHGWLDNANTFDKLIPLLPRGYYYVAMDFSGHGLSSHRPAGSPYHFLDYVTDVRRVAAALQWRRFTLMGHSMGGSVAGMFCSLYPEMVDKLILLESLGFMLAAEDTDAWLKSKRMVIDRLLSLEAKQQTPKARSPEAALQRLLEANRHLTAEGGAILLQRGATETPAGLVYNRDMRVRTQSQEAFTVEQCVELLQKIQDHALIILAQDGLLVPHKLDSRNHFAKILQEEFESTLKEHIQLVEVPGSHFVHLNEPEVVSGIISNFLTVQNTRARL, encoded by the exons ATGTTCTCAGAGTTAAAGTTCCCAGTGCCGTGGGGCCATGTGGCAGCCAAGGCCTGGGGATCCTCAGAGGGACACCCTGTGCTGTGCTTGCACGGCTGGCTGGACAATGCCAACACTTTTGACAAGCTCATTCCACTGCTCCCCAGAG GTTACTATTATGTGGCAATGGACTTTTCTGGCCACGGCTTGTCATCCCACCGACCTGCAGGCTCCCCCTACCATTTTCTGGATTATGTGACCGATGTGCGCCGGGTTGCAGCAG CCTTGCAGTGGAGACGGTTCACCCTGATGGGTCACAGTATGG GTGGGTCTGTGGCAGGAATG TTCTGTTCCCTTTATCCTGAGATGGTGGACAAGCTGATCCTGCTGGAAAGTCTTGGATTTATGCTAGCTGCAGAG GACACTGATGCATGGCTGAAATCAAAACGGATGGTGATTGACAGATTACTGAGTCTAGAGGCAAAGCAGCAAACTCCCAAAGCACGGAGCCCCGAAGCAGCATTGCAGAG GCTCTTAGAAGCAAACAGACATCTGACAGCAGAGGGTGGGGCAATCCTGCTGCAGCGAGGAGCAACTGAGACACCCGCTG gaTTGGTATATAACAGAGACATGAGAGTCCGTACC CAGAGTCAGGAGGCCTTCACAGTGGAGCAGTGCGTGGAGCTCCTGCAGAAGATCCAGGACCATGCTCTCATCATTCT AGCACAAGATGGACTTTTGGTACCGCACAAGCTAGACAGCAGAAATCACTTTGCGAAAATTCTACAGGAGGAGTTTGAGTCTACTCTCAAAGAG CACATCCAGCTAGTAGAGGTGCCTGGGAGTCATTTTGTGCATCTGAATGAGCCTGAGGTGGTGTCTGGAATCATCAGCAACTTCCTGACTGTGCAAAACACCAGAGCCAGGCTCTGA
- the SERHL2 gene encoding serine hydrolase-like protein 2 isoform X2, whose translation MFSELKFPVPWGHVAAKAWGSSEGHPVLCLHGWLDNANTFDKLIPLLPRGYYYVAMDFSGHGLSSHRPAGSPYHFLDYVTDVRRVAAALQWRRFTLMGHSMGGSVAGMFCSLYPEMVDKLILLESLGFMLAAEDTDAWLKSKRMVIDRLLSLEAKQQTPKARSPEAALQRLLEANRHLTAEGGAILLQRGATETPAGLVYNRDMRVRTSQEAFTVEQCVELLQKIQDHALIILAQDGLLVPHKLDSRNHFAKILQEEFESTLKEHIQLVEVPGSHFVHLNEPEVVSGIISNFLTVQNTRARL comes from the exons ATGTTCTCAGAGTTAAAGTTCCCAGTGCCGTGGGGCCATGTGGCAGCCAAGGCCTGGGGATCCTCAGAGGGACACCCTGTGCTGTGCTTGCACGGCTGGCTGGACAATGCCAACACTTTTGACAAGCTCATTCCACTGCTCCCCAGAG GTTACTATTATGTGGCAATGGACTTTTCTGGCCACGGCTTGTCATCCCACCGACCTGCAGGCTCCCCCTACCATTTTCTGGATTATGTGACCGATGTGCGCCGGGTTGCAGCAG CCTTGCAGTGGAGACGGTTCACCCTGATGGGTCACAGTATGG GTGGGTCTGTGGCAGGAATG TTCTGTTCCCTTTATCCTGAGATGGTGGACAAGCTGATCCTGCTGGAAAGTCTTGGATTTATGCTAGCTGCAGAG GACACTGATGCATGGCTGAAATCAAAACGGATGGTGATTGACAGATTACTGAGTCTAGAGGCAAAGCAGCAAACTCCCAAAGCACGGAGCCCCGAAGCAGCATTGCAGAG GCTCTTAGAAGCAAACAGACATCTGACAGCAGAGGGTGGGGCAATCCTGCTGCAGCGAGGAGCAACTGAGACACCCGCTG gaTTGGTATATAACAGAGACATGAGAGTCCGTACC AGTCAGGAGGCCTTCACAGTGGAGCAGTGCGTGGAGCTCCTGCAGAAGATCCAGGACCATGCTCTCATCATTCT AGCACAAGATGGACTTTTGGTACCGCACAAGCTAGACAGCAGAAATCACTTTGCGAAAATTCTACAGGAGGAGTTTGAGTCTACTCTCAAAGAG CACATCCAGCTAGTAGAGGTGCCTGGGAGTCATTTTGTGCATCTGAATGAGCCTGAGGTGGTGTCTGGAATCATCAGCAACTTCCTGACTGTGCAAAACACCAGAGCCAGGCTCTGA
- the SERHL2 gene encoding serine hydrolase-like protein 2 isoform X3 → MARPAAGLRPPAAALLCAPAGRSELWAINKIPGTYLSAALQGHHFILGMFSELKFPVPWGHVAAKAWGSSEGHPVLCLHGWLDNANTFDKLIPLLPRGYYYVAMDFSGHGLSSHRPAGSPYHFLDYVTDVRRVAAALQWRRFTLMGHSMGGSVAGMFCSLYPEMVDKLILLESLGFMLAAEDTDAWLKSKRMVIDRLLSLEAKQQTPKARSPEAALQRLLEANRHLTAEGGAILLQRGATETPAGLVYNRDMRVRTQSQEAFTVEQCVELLQKIQDHALIILAQDGLLVPHKLDSRNHFAKILQEEFESTLKEHIQLVEVPGSHFVHLNEPEVVSGIISNFLTVQNTRARL, encoded by the exons AGCTCTGGGCCATTAACAAGATTCCTGGGACCTACTTGAGTGCAGCTCTCCAGGGACATCACTTTATTTTGGGCATGTTCTCAGAGTTAAAGTTCCCAGTGCCGTGGGGCCATGTGGCAGCCAAGGCCTGGGGATCCTCAGAGGGACACCCTGTGCTGTGCTTGCACGGCTGGCTGGACAATGCCAACACTTTTGACAAGCTCATTCCACTGCTCCCCAGAG GTTACTATTATGTGGCAATGGACTTTTCTGGCCACGGCTTGTCATCCCACCGACCTGCAGGCTCCCCCTACCATTTTCTGGATTATGTGACCGATGTGCGCCGGGTTGCAGCAG CCTTGCAGTGGAGACGGTTCACCCTGATGGGTCACAGTATGG GTGGGTCTGTGGCAGGAATG TTCTGTTCCCTTTATCCTGAGATGGTGGACAAGCTGATCCTGCTGGAAAGTCTTGGATTTATGCTAGCTGCAGAG GACACTGATGCATGGCTGAAATCAAAACGGATGGTGATTGACAGATTACTGAGTCTAGAGGCAAAGCAGCAAACTCCCAAAGCACGGAGCCCCGAAGCAGCATTGCAGAG GCTCTTAGAAGCAAACAGACATCTGACAGCAGAGGGTGGGGCAATCCTGCTGCAGCGAGGAGCAACTGAGACACCCGCTG gaTTGGTATATAACAGAGACATGAGAGTCCGTACC CAGAGTCAGGAGGCCTTCACAGTGGAGCAGTGCGTGGAGCTCCTGCAGAAGATCCAGGACCATGCTCTCATCATTCT AGCACAAGATGGACTTTTGGTACCGCACAAGCTAGACAGCAGAAATCACTTTGCGAAAATTCTACAGGAGGAGTTTGAGTCTACTCTCAAAGAG CACATCCAGCTAGTAGAGGTGCCTGGGAGTCATTTTGTGCATCTGAATGAGCCTGAGGTGGTGTCTGGAATCATCAGCAACTTCCTGACTGTGCAAAACACCAGAGCCAGGCTCTGA